A single window of Pontibacter actiniarum DNA harbors:
- a CDS encoding efflux RND transporter periplasmic adaptor subunit produces MIASCSGGKEQHAAHEAGNTAGNMEMITLSKQDEVYANITIDTAKVRSISEVTTLVGTTAFDERKVVVVTSRVRGRIDRLFVRNPLEPVKQGQPLYALYSEELLSLENELLNALQQREKFGAMQEVMDQLVESARQRLLLYGLTAAQVREIERSGEASSLITFYSPASGYLTELPVSQGQYVETGAPLFRIADVSALWIESQLYTSELRWLSKQPSVLVTFEAFPDETYAAVPVFVNPTVEPGQKISLVRFMIQNHGNKVKPGMMAYLSVRRNEKQALVIPKSALLIGSMTTAWVKTADGMYENRVIETGLQNKQEVEVLSGIAEGEAVVATGAYALNSALVLKSGSGMGGMKM; encoded by the coding sequence TTGATCGCTTCCTGCTCTGGCGGCAAAGAACAACATGCGGCACACGAGGCAGGCAACACTGCCGGTAACATGGAGATGATTACCCTAAGCAAGCAGGATGAAGTATATGCCAACATTACCATTGACACCGCAAAGGTACGATCTATAAGTGAAGTAACTACGCTGGTGGGCACTACAGCGTTCGATGAGAGAAAAGTAGTGGTGGTGACCTCCCGCGTACGGGGCCGGATAGACCGGTTGTTCGTGCGCAATCCCCTGGAGCCGGTAAAACAGGGGCAGCCGCTATATGCTTTGTACAGCGAAGAACTGCTTTCGCTTGAAAACGAGTTGCTAAATGCCCTGCAACAGCGGGAAAAGTTCGGGGCCATGCAGGAGGTGATGGACCAGCTGGTGGAAAGCGCCCGTCAGCGCTTGCTGCTGTATGGGCTGACAGCGGCCCAGGTGCGGGAAATCGAGAGAAGCGGGGAGGCCTCGTCACTGATCACCTTTTACAGCCCGGCATCTGGTTACCTGACGGAACTACCGGTAAGCCAGGGCCAGTATGTGGAGACGGGCGCGCCCTTGTTCCGGATTGCGGATGTCTCTGCCTTATGGATTGAATCGCAACTGTATACCAGCGAACTGCGCTGGCTCAGCAAGCAGCCCTCGGTTCTCGTTACGTTTGAGGCTTTCCCGGACGAGACGTATGCGGCGGTCCCGGTTTTCGTTAACCCTACGGTGGAACCCGGGCAGAAAATCAGTCTGGTGCGTTTCATGATCCAAAACCACGGCAACAAAGTCAAGCCGGGCATGATGGCATACCTCAGCGTGCGCAGAAATGAAAAACAGGCATTGGTCATTCCAAAGTCCGCTCTTTTGATTGGCAGCATGACCACCGCATGGGTTAAAACAGCGGATGGCATGTACGAGAACCGGGTTATAGAAACCGGGCTGCAGAACAAGCAGGAAGTAGAGGTGCTGAGCGGCATTGCAGAGGGAGAAGCGGTGGTGGCTACGGGCGCCTATGCCCTCAACAGTGCCCTGGTGCTGAAAAGCGGCTCTGGCATGGGCGGCATGAAAATGTAA
- a CDS encoding glycogen debranching protein has translation MESWYATEGSSYPLGVSFIPEEDAYNFALYSKNATNVKLLLFQEEVYEKPVATFDFDPRKHKSQRVWHCRLKRSELAGARFYAYQVRCCSDRHCLLCRIDPQKLLLDPYAREVFFPPDFSRSAASRPGSNIGKAPLGYVVPDHSGFDWQGDHIVPHEHDLVIYEMHVRGFTRNSNAGVSKEVRGSFRGVVEKIPYLKELGITAVELMPVHQYDPQAGDYWGYMPLNFFSPHKSYAADQVPSGATAEFKTMVRELHKAGIEVILDVVFNHTTEEGTSGPTYHLKGIDTSTYYLVRNDPMDPFFNFSGTGNTLRTDHPAVQRMIMDSLRYWVKEMHVDGFRFDLASVFTRRSDGSVGAAPIFSDIATDPDLAHTRLIAEPWDAQGLYQLGRDFPGSTWLQWNSGFRDDVRRFIKGDPSMVGALMHRLYGSDHLFPDDLLHAYHPYQSVNYITSHDGFTLYDLVSYNEKHNTANGHNNMDGTFANYSWNCGWEGNQDVPEEVLELRKRQAKNLFILLMLSNGTPMFVAGDEFLQTQGGNNNPYNQDNQTTWLDWSRLEHMQEHFAFVKKAIAFRKAHPSLARSRFWRADVKWYGANGGVDFGASSHTLAFFLSGKSVGDRDLYVMINSHWESNEFTFMEPGPWNRVVDTSRKPPLDFMEEEQGEVRHSHYTVSPRSVLVFIK, from the coding sequence ATGGAATCATGGTACGCTACAGAAGGTTCTTCTTACCCGCTGGGAGTATCTTTTATCCCGGAGGAGGATGCTTACAACTTTGCCCTGTATTCAAAGAATGCTACCAATGTCAAGCTCTTGTTGTTCCAGGAGGAGGTATATGAGAAACCCGTTGCGACTTTTGACTTTGACCCACGGAAGCATAAGTCCCAGCGGGTGTGGCACTGCAGGCTCAAGCGTTCAGAGTTGGCCGGTGCCAGGTTCTATGCCTATCAGGTCCGATGCTGTTCTGACAGGCATTGCTTACTTTGCAGAATTGACCCGCAAAAGCTTTTGCTTGACCCTTACGCACGGGAGGTATTCTTCCCGCCTGATTTTAGCCGTAGTGCCGCAAGCCGCCCAGGCTCCAACATCGGCAAGGCCCCACTGGGATATGTTGTACCTGACCATAGCGGCTTTGACTGGCAGGGAGATCACATCGTGCCGCATGAGCATGACCTTGTTATATATGAGATGCATGTGCGGGGTTTTACCCGCAACTCCAATGCAGGCGTAAGCAAGGAAGTCCGTGGCTCTTTTAGAGGCGTGGTGGAGAAGATACCTTACCTGAAGGAGCTGGGTATAACCGCTGTCGAGCTAATGCCGGTGCACCAGTATGACCCACAGGCCGGTGACTATTGGGGCTATATGCCGCTCAACTTCTTCTCCCCGCATAAAAGCTACGCAGCGGACCAGGTACCATCCGGTGCCACTGCCGAGTTCAAAACGATGGTGCGGGAATTGCATAAAGCCGGGATTGAAGTCATCCTGGATGTCGTGTTCAATCATACCACGGAGGAAGGCACAAGTGGACCGACCTATCACCTCAAAGGGATAGACACCTCTACCTATTACCTGGTGCGGAACGACCCCATGGATCCGTTCTTCAACTTCAGCGGCACCGGCAACACGCTCCGGACTGACCACCCCGCCGTACAGCGGATGATCATGGACAGCCTGCGGTATTGGGTAAAGGAAATGCATGTGGACGGCTTCCGCTTTGACCTGGCCTCTGTCTTCACCCGCCGGTCTGACGGATCTGTCGGCGCAGCGCCCATCTTCTCCGATATTGCTACCGACCCTGATTTGGCCCATACCCGGCTGATCGCCGAACCATGGGATGCACAGGGCCTCTACCAATTGGGCCGCGACTTCCCGGGAAGTACCTGGCTACAGTGGAACAGTGGTTTCAGAGATGATGTGCGCCGGTTTATAAAAGGAGACCCAAGTATGGTGGGTGCCCTGATGCATCGCCTTTATGGAAGTGATCATCTTTTTCCCGATGATCTCCTCCACGCCTACCATCCCTACCAAAGCGTCAACTACATCACTTCCCATGATGGCTTTACGCTTTATGACCTCGTTTCTTATAATGAAAAGCATAACACAGCGAATGGCCATAATAACATGGACGGCACTTTCGCGAACTATAGCTGGAACTGCGGCTGGGAAGGAAATCAGGATGTGCCGGAGGAGGTGCTGGAGCTGCGCAAAAGACAGGCAAAGAACCTGTTCATCCTACTCATGCTGTCGAATGGGACCCCCATGTTTGTGGCGGGTGATGAGTTTCTGCAAACGCAGGGGGGCAACAATAACCCTTATAATCAGGATAACCAGACAACTTGGCTGGACTGGAGTCGCCTGGAGCACATGCAAGAGCACTTTGCATTTGTTAAAAAAGCTATTGCCTTTCGTAAGGCTCATCCAAGTCTGGCGCGCAGCCGCTTCTGGCGTGCCGATGTAAAGTGGTATGGCGCAAACGGAGGGGTAGATTTTGGGGCCTCCTCACACACGCTGGCCTTTTTCCTTTCAGGCAAATCTGTGGGAGACCGGGATTTATACGTGATGATCAATTCCCATTGGGAAAGTAATGAGTTTACATTCATGGAGCCAGGCCCTTGGAACCGCGTGGTGGACACCAGCCGGAAGCCACCGTTAGATTTTATGGAAGAAGAACAGGGAGAGGTAAGACATTCACACTATACGGTTAGTCCCAGATCCGTTTTGGTATTTATAAAATAG
- a CDS encoding efflux RND transporter periplasmic adaptor subunit — MRKRIPTVTKRLLAIGFVASLLLTAVSCGSEPADEHQAGHAGQASQEGVEMGTSREAGHEDHGQISRQVPGEQQAAGSTDEVFWSTLPANQTVISRQAVVQAGDSSMQFSFSGNGYVDFDQRRSRKFAVRVGGRIERLYIKYNYQYVRKGEKLMELYSPELNTFVEEFLFVSRQSKDPVLLDKARQKLRLLGLTEAQIDQFARSGRAPYTISVYSPYEGYVLFSPSGGGMSTGAGTGSGGMGEMAAAGRSTSISGTALPDKSIREGVYVSKDQTVFWVNDFLKAWGIVAFTSEAETFLKPGREAVVTSELFPEQPLHAVIGMVEPVYASGQKFTQVRLYLPNADRQLKQNSLLTATASAPAHVKSTVVPATSVYYVGRTAIVWVRKGTSKEGSNVFQARAVQVGRRNKETVEIKEGLRPNEWVALDASYLTDSETIIQY; from the coding sequence ATGAGAAAAAGAATCCCAACTGTCACGAAACGGCTATTAGCAATAGGCTTTGTGGCTTCCCTATTGCTTACAGCAGTATCCTGTGGCTCAGAGCCTGCTGACGAACACCAAGCGGGCCATGCCGGGCAAGCATCTCAGGAAGGGGTTGAAATGGGGACGTCCCGGGAGGCAGGCCATGAAGACCATGGGCAGATAAGCCGGCAGGTGCCGGGCGAGCAGCAGGCGGCAGGCAGCACGGATGAAGTCTTCTGGAGTACCTTACCTGCCAATCAAACCGTTATCTCCAGGCAGGCGGTGGTGCAGGCAGGTGACAGCAGCATGCAGTTCAGCTTTTCTGGGAACGGCTATGTTGATTTTGACCAGCGGCGCAGCCGAAAGTTTGCGGTGCGTGTCGGGGGGCGCATCGAGCGGCTGTATATAAAGTATAACTACCAGTATGTGCGGAAAGGCGAGAAATTGATGGAACTCTACAGCCCGGAACTGAACACGTTTGTAGAGGAGTTTTTATTTGTCAGCCGCCAAAGCAAAGATCCGGTGCTGCTCGACAAGGCAAGGCAAAAATTGAGGCTCCTGGGGTTGACAGAGGCTCAGATAGATCAGTTTGCCCGCAGTGGCCGGGCACCTTACACCATTTCCGTTTATAGCCCTTATGAAGGGTATGTGTTATTTAGTCCCTCCGGGGGGGGCATGAGCACAGGAGCGGGTACAGGAAGTGGGGGCATGGGGGAGATGGCAGCTGCAGGCCGTTCCACCAGCATTTCCGGCACCGCCTTACCTGATAAAAGCATAAGAGAGGGCGTGTATGTGAGCAAAGACCAGACGGTATTCTGGGTAAACGATTTCCTGAAAGCCTGGGGCATCGTCGCCTTCACCAGCGAAGCAGAGACATTTCTCAAACCGGGGCGGGAGGCAGTGGTCACGAGCGAATTGTTTCCGGAGCAGCCCCTTCATGCGGTTATCGGCATGGTGGAGCCGGTGTACGCCAGCGGACAGAAATTTACGCAGGTGCGCCTGTACCTGCCCAATGCCGACCGGCAGCTAAAGCAGAACTCCCTTCTGACGGCCACGGCCTCTGCCCCTGCCCACGTAAAATCGACTGTCGTGCCGGCCACCAGTGTCTACTACGTGGGCAGAACAGCCATTGTGTGGGTGCGGAAAGGCACTTCAAAGGAAGGCAGCAATGTTTTTCAGGCAAGAGCTGTCCAGGTGGGGCGCCGGAATAAGGAGACGGTAGAGATAAAGGAAGGACTCAGGCCCAATGAATGGGTAGCCTTGGACGCAAGCTATTTAACGGACAGTGAAACAATCATACAGTATTGA